The Leptospira koniambonensis genome window below encodes:
- a CDS encoding ATP-binding cassette domain-containing protein, with the protein MQSSIVANDVSFEFSDGRILFQNLHFSLGQERTALVGPNGIGKTCLAKLIVGEMETSKGKISRNSTVSYLPQREKPERITIEEYLQNYSWSLLGEKLLTGIDRKSFCDNLSGGQWMRVRLAEKLEDQFLILDEPTNDLDQEAKKVLIRFLKEYEYGFLLISHDRECLSLCETILELSNQGLNKYGGGWNSYEETKEKERKNSAAALEKARRERDIAQAERIEQIEKQEKRNRKGAKSAAKGGTPKILLGARKSNAQITSGKINTSSLEKANEKITEVYEAMDRLKIDPIMYANLSGKEIPSQKLVAEAKDFNIRFQDWIYEKDLNFSWKGNIRMAIKGLNGSGKSTLLKALLGSDLETRGSITLGKLNTLYIDQRCDQLDDSRSIFENVRDVSILDESEIRNGLAKFLFFKDTVFQKVHTLSGGERLRAALARGLLSTEKPELLLLDEPTNNLDLGNIEFLERLISEFRAAIIVISHDESFLENCGIQEEFAIKHILNVTN; encoded by the coding sequence CGGGCGTATCTTATTTCAAAATCTACATTTTTCTCTCGGACAAGAACGTACTGCTCTTGTAGGTCCAAATGGCATTGGAAAGACCTGTCTTGCAAAATTGATCGTAGGAGAAATGGAAACTAGCAAAGGAAAAATTTCCAGAAATTCTACAGTCTCTTATTTGCCCCAAAGAGAAAAACCGGAACGGATCACTATAGAAGAATATTTACAAAATTACTCTTGGTCACTACTCGGAGAAAAACTTTTAACAGGAATTGATCGTAAAAGTTTTTGTGACAACCTGAGTGGAGGACAATGGATGAGAGTTCGTCTGGCAGAAAAATTGGAAGACCAATTTTTAATATTGGATGAACCCACAAACGATCTAGATCAGGAAGCAAAAAAAGTTTTGATACGATTTTTGAAAGAATATGAATACGGATTTTTACTCATATCCCATGACAGGGAATGCCTGAGTCTCTGCGAGACTATTTTGGAACTCTCTAATCAAGGTTTAAACAAGTATGGAGGCGGCTGGAATTCCTACGAAGAAACAAAAGAAAAAGAAAGAAAAAATTCGGCTGCAGCTTTGGAAAAAGCAAGAAGAGAAAGAGATATCGCACAAGCAGAAAGAATAGAACAGATTGAAAAACAAGAAAAAAGAAATCGTAAAGGTGCAAAATCAGCGGCAAAAGGAGGAACACCTAAAATATTACTGGGGGCTCGTAAGAGTAATGCTCAGATCACTTCCGGGAAAATTAATACTTCCAGTTTAGAAAAAGCGAATGAAAAGATCACAGAAGTATATGAAGCAATGGATCGATTAAAAATAGATCCGATCATGTATGCAAATCTTTCCGGAAAAGAAATACCTTCTCAAAAATTAGTGGCAGAGGCAAAGGATTTTAATATTCGATTCCAAGATTGGATTTATGAGAAAGATCTAAACTTCTCCTGGAAAGGAAATATAAGGATGGCAATTAAAGGGCTAAACGGATCCGGAAAATCCACCTTATTGAAAGCATTACTGGGATCAGACTTGGAAACAAGAGGATCGATTACATTAGGGAAATTGAATACTCTCTATATTGACCAAAGATGCGATCAATTAGATGATTCCAGGTCCATCTTTGAAAATGTGAGAGATGTATCTATCTTAGATGAAAGTGAGATCCGGAATGGATTGGCAAAATTCTTGTTTTTCAAGGACACAGTTTTTCAAAAAGTACATACTCTAAGCGGAGGAGAAAGATTGAGGGCAGCATTAGCAAGAGGGCTATTAAGTACTGAAAAACCGGAACTTCTACTCTTAGATGAGCCCACAAATAATTTGGATTTGGGCAATATAGAATTTCTGGAAAGGCTGATCAGTGAGTTCAGGGCGGCGATTATAGTCATTTCTCACGATGAGTCGTTTTTAGAAAACTGTGGGATCCAAGAAGAATTTGCTATAAAACACATTCTAAATGTGACCAATTAG
- a CDS encoding DUF3556 domain-containing protein: protein MFLPKAPPYDALAWAKMSFADRARLSCQAWAVQGYGSPLGAYIVYVLKIALYIAGWIYFCSFSPGLGTWDTISWWFVPVAFQKAIVWSLLFEVLGLGCGSGPLTGRYFPPVGGFLYFLRPKTTKMPLFEGAPIIGGRTRGILEIVAYASVLVYSVLCLIHPAPGFEQFLPIIIGLVIAGILDKTVFLAARAEHYWVTIVVFAFAQNWIAGAMIVQLSIWLFAGFSKLNSHFPSVVCVMASNSPFTPFAWFRKAMYKNYPEDLRPSSTAVAKANMGIVLEMGTPIVLFTAIMTGSQTVLYLGLGMMVFLHSYITSNFPMGVPIEWNFLVVYSAFFLFGANSNITPFQLDSVPVAAFLFVFSFALPIIGNIRPDWVSFLLAMRYYAGNWAVSVWMFKEDSYKKLEKLTKTSGWLYDQLDMFYERKVSVGLVSKVMAFRLMHLHGKAFQKLVPKAVKNFEKYEWVEGELVAGMVVGWNFGEGHLHSEQLLRSVQAQCGFKDEELRCIFIEGQPLGKSTINYRIHDAEKGLIEDGKIEVADLKELQPWPTK from the coding sequence ATGTTCCTTCCTAAAGCTCCCCCCTATGATGCCTTGGCCTGGGCGAAAATGTCGTTCGCGGACAGGGCTCGTTTGTCCTGCCAAGCCTGGGCAGTCCAAGGTTACGGCTCCCCTCTTGGAGCATATATCGTTTACGTCTTAAAGATAGCATTATACATCGCAGGTTGGATTTATTTCTGCTCTTTTAGTCCTGGTCTAGGAACCTGGGACACCATCTCTTGGTGGTTTGTTCCGGTTGCTTTTCAAAAAGCAATCGTTTGGAGTTTGTTATTCGAAGTCTTAGGACTTGGATGCGGAAGCGGTCCTTTAACGGGAAGATATTTTCCTCCAGTTGGCGGATTCTTATATTTCTTAAGACCTAAAACCACTAAAATGCCTTTATTCGAAGGAGCTCCAATCATTGGAGGAAGAACAAGAGGAATTCTAGAAATCGTAGCTTATGCTTCGGTTTTAGTTTATTCTGTTTTATGTTTAATCCACCCTGCTCCTGGCTTCGAACAATTTTTACCGATCATCATCGGCTTGGTTATCGCAGGTATATTAGATAAAACTGTTTTTCTTGCGGCAAGAGCAGAACATTATTGGGTAACAATAGTGGTATTTGCATTCGCGCAAAACTGGATCGCAGGCGCGATGATCGTTCAACTTTCTATCTGGTTATTCGCAGGGTTTTCTAAACTCAACTCTCACTTCCCGAGTGTGGTTTGTGTGATGGCAAGTAATAGCCCTTTCACTCCTTTTGCTTGGTTCAGAAAGGCGATGTATAAAAATTATCCGGAAGATCTTCGTCCTTCTTCTACTGCGGTAGCAAAGGCGAATATGGGGATCGTTTTGGAAATGGGAACTCCTATCGTTCTATTTACTGCGATCATGACAGGTTCTCAAACAGTTCTATACTTAGGACTCGGGATGATGGTATTCCTACATAGTTATATCACAAGTAACTTCCCAATGGGAGTTCCAATAGAATGGAACTTCTTGGTAGTTTACTCTGCTTTCTTCCTATTCGGAGCAAATTCAAATATCACACCTTTCCAATTAGATTCTGTACCAGTTGCAGCATTCTTATTCGTGTTCTCTTTTGCACTTCCGATCATCGGAAATATCAGACCTGATTGGGTATCCTTCTTACTTGCGATGAGATATTACGCAGGAAACTGGGCAGTAAGTGTATGGATGTTCAAAGAAGATAGTTATAAAAAATTAGAGAAGCTTACCAAAACTTCTGGATGGCTATACGATCAGTTGGATATGTTCTACGAAAGAAAAGTATCTGTAGGTTTAGTGAGTAAGGTAATGGCGTTCCGACTCATGCACTTACACGGAAAAGCATTCCAAAAATTAGTACCAAAAGCAGTTAAGAACTTTGAAAAGTACGAATGGGTAGAAGGTGAACTAGTAGCAGGAATGGTTGTTGGTTGGAATTTCGGAGAAGGTCACCTTCATAGTGAACAACTTCTTAGATCCGTACAAGCACAATGTGGATTCAAGGATGAAGAACTACGTTGTATCTTTATAGAAGGTCAACCATTAGGAAAATCTACTATTAACTACAGGATCCATGACGCTGAAAAAGGTTTGATAGAAGACGGAAAGATAGAAGTTGCCGATTTGAAGGAACTCCAACCTTGGCCGACTAAATAA